From the Gordonia bronchialis DSM 43247 genome, one window contains:
- a CDS encoding SRPBCC family protein, giving the protein MPLVESSVVVPVSPEVAFAVSQTSGDIRLRWDPFIAKQHFLDGATEPGRGVRTFTRHRMGFTMVSEYVSYRPPTTVGMKMVRGPWFFAKLGGGWRFADHGDGQTLATWRYNFGCRPSWLAPVAERIGAWWLGRDIDERIAGFAKGCADPVVLAAVGD; this is encoded by the coding sequence ATGCCGCTCGTCGAATCGTCAGTGGTGGTGCCGGTGTCCCCGGAGGTGGCGTTCGCGGTCTCCCAGACCTCCGGCGACATCCGGTTGCGGTGGGACCCGTTTATCGCGAAGCAGCACTTTCTCGACGGCGCGACCGAACCCGGGCGGGGCGTGCGGACCTTCACCCGTCACCGGATGGGATTCACCATGGTCAGCGAGTATGTCTCGTATCGTCCGCCGACGACCGTCGGCATGAAGATGGTGCGCGGTCCATGGTTCTTCGCCAAGCTCGGCGGCGGGTGGCGGTTTGCCGACCACGGCGACGGCCAGACACTCGCCACATGGCGGTACAACTTCGGCTGCCGGCCGTCGTGGCTGGCTCCGGTCGCCGAGCGCATCGGTGCCTGGTGGCTGGGCCGCGACATCGACGAACGGATCGCCGGATTCGCGAAGGGATGCGCCGATCCGGTGGTGTTAGCAGCGGTCGGCGACTGA